CGATCTGACGGTCCGGTCGCAGGCGCTGGTGGAGCTGCAGGAAGCATTGGACCTGCCGGTGGCGCTCCTGCGGATTGAGTGCTTCGACGTTTCCCATGTCCAGGGCACCAACGTGGTGGCATCCATGGTGGTGGTCGAGGACGGCCTGCCAAAGAAGTCCGATTACCGGAAGTTCTCCGTGACGGGCGCCGCAGCTGCTGACGACACGGCCGCGATGCATGACGTCCTGACCCGGCGGTTCCGGCACTATCTCCTGGACAAGACTGCACAGGTCGAGGCGGCGCAGCTTCCTGGCCATCAGGCTGCCCTGGCTTCGGCAGCTGATGCCTCCGTGGCGGACACCACGACACCCGCGCCCAGAGCCCGTTTTGCCTACCCGCCCAACTTGGTGGTGGTGGACGGCGGCAAGCCCCAGGTCAACGCGGCGGCCCGCGCCCTCGCAGAGCTCGGGATAGAGGACGTCTACGTTGTGGGCCTGGCCAAGCGGCTGGAGGAGGTCTGGCTGCCGGACAGCGACTTCCCGGTGATTCTGCCGCGTACATCGCAGGGCCTCTACCTGCTGCAGCGGATCCGTGATGAAGCACACCGGTTTGCCATCACTTTCCACCGGCAGAAGCGGGGGAAAGCCATGACGGTCTCCGCCCTGGACGGTGTTGCGGGGCTCGGCGAGTCCAAACGCAAGGCGCTCCTTGCCCATTTCGGCTCGGTAAAGGGCATCAAGGCTGCGTCAGAAGCGGAACTGACAGCCACAAAGGGGATCGGGCCATCACTGGCAGCCTCCATTGTCAGCCACTTCCGCGCTGCTGCGGAATCGAACGAGACGATACCAGCGGTCAATATGACCACCGGCGAAATCCTCGAAACTTAGCTAGGGCACGGAATCTTAGCTAGGGTAAGGAACGGGGATTCCGCAATTGGTGCTAGACGAATGACAACGCAAAATACATAGCAGGAATGGGGCTTGATTGATGGCAGAGTCAACGGCAGGGTCCGGAACGGGGCAGGACGGTTTGACGCCGGTCAAGCCCCTCGAAGCGGAGCTGCTCGTGGTGACGGGAATGTCCGGGGCGGGACGCAGCACGGCCTCGGATGCAATGGAAGACCACGGCTGGTATGTCGTTGACAATCTGCCGCCGCAGATGCTGGGCACCCTGGCCGAGCTGGTGTCCCACGCCCCGCAGTCGATTCCAAAGCTTGCCGTTGTGGTTGATGTACGAAGCAAAGCACTGTTTGCGGACATCCGCGCCGCGCTGGGCGCGCTCGAGGCGAGTGGTGTCACCTTCCGCGTACTGTTCCTCGATGCCAATGATGACGTCCTGGTCCGTCGTTTTGAGCAGGGCCGGCGGCCGCATCCGCTTCAGGGCGGCGGACGCATCCTTGACGGAATAGCAGCCGAGCGCGAGCTGCTGAAGGAACTGCGCGCCGCCTCCGACGTCGTACTGGACACTTCCGAGTTCAACGTCCATGGACTCGCTACGGCCATCACCGAACTCTTCAGCGAGACCGGTCCGGTGGCGCTGCGGCTCAATGTCATGAGCTTCGGGTTCAAATACGGCCTGCCCGTGGATGCGAACTATGTTGCCGACGTCCGCTTCATTCCGAATCCGCACTGGGTGCCCCAACTTCGTCCGCATACCGGGCTGGACAAGGACGTCAGCGATTACGTCCTTGAAGCCGAGGGAGTCAAGAGTTTCGTGGACCGCTATGTGCTGGCGCTGGAACCGGTCCTGGACGGCTACCGCCGGGAAAACAAGCATTACGCCACCATCGCCGTGGGGTGCACCGGCGGGAAACACCGTTCGGTGGCTGTCGCCGTCGAGCTTTCCAAAAAGCTGGCCCAATATCCACGCGTCACGGTGACCACAACGCACCGGGACCTGGGCCGCGAATAATGGGATTGCTTACCGGCCCGTTGCCGCTGATTCCGCCTGCGAACGGCATGACGTCGGGCCAGCAGGACAAGGGACCGTCCGTGGTTGCTCTCGGCGGCGGCCACGGGCTCTCGGCCTCCTTGTCCGCTTTGCGGCTGCTTACCTCTGAACTCACGGCAATCGTGACTGTAGCGGACGACGGCGGTTCCTCCGGCCGTCTGCGCGAAGAGTACGGTGTCCTCCCGCCGGGCGACCTGCGGATGGCACTGTCCGCACTCTGCGACGATACCGACTGGGGTCGCACCTGGCGGGACGTGATGCAACATCGCTTCCAGCCGGGCAAGGGGCAGGGCGGTTCCCTTGATGAACACGCCATGGGCAACCTGTTGATCGTGACGCTCTGGGAGCTCCTTGGTGATGCCGTTGCCGGCCTCAAATGGGCGGGGGCGCTGCTCGGCGCCCGCGGTCAGGTGCTGCCTATGTCCACCGTGCCGCTGACCATCGAAGGGGACGTCCGCATCACGGCTCCTGACGGCACATACGCCATTCAGACCATCAGCGGCCAGGCCAAGTGCGCTGTGGCCGGCTCCCTGGAACGGGTAAGGCTGGTTCCTGATGGCGCACCGGCGTGTATCGAGGCGCTGACCGCCATAGAACTGGCTGACTGGGTGATCCTCGGGCCCGGCTCCTGGTACACCTCGGTGCTTCCGCACCTGCTGCTTCCCGAAATGCGGCAGGCCCTGTGCGATACCGCCGCCAAGCGGTGCCTCACCATGAACCTGGCCACGGACACCAAGGAGACCTCCGGGATGTCCGCGGCCGACCACCTTCATGCGCTTCGCAAATACGCACCGGACTTCAGTGTGGACGTTGTACTTGCCGATCCGGCTTCCGTTCCGGACCTGCCTGAATTCGAGAAGGCCGCCGGGATGATCGGCGCCGAGGTTGTCTTGGGTAAAGTAGGGGCGTTGGGCCGCCGTCCCGTCCATGACCCCCTGCGTCTGGCAACGGCTTACCACGATATTTTCGGGAACAGTTAGGAAGGTGCCATGGCACTGACAGCATCGGTTAAAGAAGAACTGTCCCGTCTGGACGTCAAGAAGTCCTCAGTCCGCAAGGCTGAAGTTTCAGCGATGCTCCGTTTCGCCGGCGGACTCCACATCATTTCAGGCCGGATCGTGATCGAGGCCGAGGTGGACCTCGCGTCCACAGCGCGCCGGCTCAGGGCCGCGATCGCAGAAGTCTACGGACACCAGAGCGAGATCATCGTGGTGTCCGGCGGAGGGCTGCGCCGCGGCAGCCGTTACGTGGTGAGAGTGGTCCGCGACGGTGAGGCACTGGCCCGGCAGACCGGCTTGCTTGATGCACGCGGCCGTCCCGTCCGCGGCCTTCCTTCGGCAGTGGTCAACGGTTCGGCGGCCGATGCCGAGGCCGTCTGGCGGGGTGCGTTTCTGGCACACGGATCACTGACCGAACCCGGCCGGTCCTCCTCCATGGAGGTCACCTGCCCCGGGCCGGAATCGGCACTTGCCCTGGTGGGTGCTGCCCGGCGGATTGGAATCCAGGCCAAAGCCCGTGAGGTCAGGGGAGTGGACCGCGTGGTGATCCGGGACGGTGACACCATCGCCGCCCTGCTGACCCGGATGGGCGCACACGATGCGCTGATGGTCTGGGAAGAACGGCGCATGCGCAAGGAAGTCCGGGCCACCGCCAACCGGCTCGCCAACTTCGACGATGCGAATCTCCGCCGCTCCGCCCAGGCCGCGGTGGCCGCCGGTGCCCGGGTGGACCGCGCTCTGGAGATCCTGGGCGACGACGTCCCCGACCACTTGAAATACGCCGGTGAGCTCAGGGTGGGCCACAAGCAGGCGAGCCTGGACGAGCTCGGCCGGCTGGCAGATCCTCCCATGACCAAGGACGCGATTGCGGGCAGGATCCGGAGGCTGCTGGCCATGGCCGACAAACGGGCCATTGACCTGAACATCCCGGGCACGGATGCCAATGTGACGCCCGAAATGCTGGACGAGTAACACCGCCCCTAGAATCGAAACCAGGTGGTGGAAATACCTGCCGCGCGGCAGAGGTATGACCATGGCATCGGCCGGACGGACAGGATAGCCGCCACCGGAATTTTCCGGGTGCTCAGCCACCCGGATGCACAATCCGAGAGTTACCGAACCGGACAAACTGTCCACGACATTGGAGGATTTTGTGACCGAGTACGTACTGCCTGAACTCAGCTACGACTATGCAGCGCTGGAGCCCCACATCTCAGCCAGGATCATGGAGCTGCACCACAGCAAGCACCATGCTGCCTATGTGGCCGGAGCCAACAACGCACTGGCTCAGCTGGCCGAAGCACGTGACAAGGGCGATTTCGCCAACATCAACCGCCTGTCCAAGGATCTGGCGTTCCACACCGGCGGCCACATCAACCACTCGGTGTTCTGGCACAACCTTTCCCCGGACGGCGGAGACAAGCCGGAAGGCGGGCTGGCCGCAGCAATCGATGACGCCTTCGGTTCCTTCGACGCATTCCGTGCACACTTCAGCGCAGCGGCACTTGCCCTGCAGGGATCCGGGTGGGCTTTCCTGGCCTACGAGCCCATTGGCGGAAACCTCCTCATCGAACAGCTCTACGATCAGCAGGGCAACGTAGCAGTGGGCACCACACCTCTGCTGATGCTGGACATGTGGGAGCACGCCTTCTACCTGGACTACGTCAACGTCAAGGCTGACTACGTCAAGGCATTCTGGAACATCGTCAACTGGGCAGACGTAGCCAAGCGGTTCGAAGCTGCACGCACCAACGCCAGCGGCCTGATCACGCTCTGAACGTGATCTGCCGTACAGGCGGTTGTAACAAACCTCACATTTAGCCCGCTTTAGGCCGAATCGTGGACGGTCTGCCCCTGCACTTGCGGGGGCAGACCCCCTTAAACGTAAGATGGATCACGGAAGGCGGTCAGCCTTCAGCAATGTGGCTGGTCGCCCTCCGATCTGGTAATCATCTCTGCCCAATGGCGTGCGGGATCTGTTAGTTGGCTTTGAACGCCTGACTCAACTAAGTGTGCTTGCAAGAGCACCAAGGAGACTGAAAAAGTGACGACCCGTATTGGTATCAACGGCTTTGGCCGTATCGGACGCAACTACTTCCGCGCCGCATTGGCACAGGGAGCCGACCTCGAGATCGTTGCAGTCAACGACCTCACCAGCCCTGAAGCGCTGGCGCACCTGCTCAAGTACGACTCCGTCGGCGGACGCCTCACCCAGACTGTCGAGGTTGTCGACAGCAACATCGTGGTGGACGGCAAGTCCATCAAGGTTCTCGCTGAACGCGATCCCGCCAAGCTGCCCTGGGGCGAGCTCGGTGTCGACATCGTCATCGAATCCACCGGTTTCTTCACCAAGGCCGCCGCAGCGCAGAAGCACATTGACGCCGGCGCCAAAAAGGTCCTGATCTCCGCCCCGGCTTCCGATGAGGACATCACCATCGTGATGGGTGTCAACCACGAGCTCTACGATCCGGCTGCGCACAACATCATCTCCAAC
This genomic interval from Micrococcaceae bacterium Sec5.7 contains the following:
- the yvcK gene encoding uridine diphosphate-N-acetylglucosamine-binding protein YvcK; this encodes MGLLTGPLPLIPPANGMTSGQQDKGPSVVALGGGHGLSASLSALRLLTSELTAIVTVADDGGSSGRLREEYGVLPPGDLRMALSALCDDTDWGRTWRDVMQHRFQPGKGQGGSLDEHAMGNLLIVTLWELLGDAVAGLKWAGALLGARGQVLPMSTVPLTIEGDVRITAPDGTYAIQTISGQAKCAVAGSLERVRLVPDGAPACIEALTAIELADWVILGPGSWYTSVLPHLLLPEMRQALCDTAAKRCLTMNLATDTKETSGMSAADHLHALRKYAPDFSVDVVLADPASVPDLPEFEKAAGMIGAEVVLGKVGALGRRPVHDPLRLATAYHDIFGNS
- a CDS encoding superoxide dismutase; this encodes MTEYVLPELSYDYAALEPHISARIMELHHSKHHAAYVAGANNALAQLAEARDKGDFANINRLSKDLAFHTGGHINHSVFWHNLSPDGGDKPEGGLAAAIDDAFGSFDAFRAHFSAAALALQGSGWAFLAYEPIGGNLLIEQLYDQQGNVAVGTTPLLMLDMWEHAFYLDYVNVKADYVKAFWNIVNWADVAKRFEAARTNASGLITL
- the whiA gene encoding DNA-binding protein WhiA, which produces MALTASVKEELSRLDVKKSSVRKAEVSAMLRFAGGLHIISGRIVIEAEVDLASTARRLRAAIAEVYGHQSEIIVVSGGGLRRGSRYVVRVVRDGEALARQTGLLDARGRPVRGLPSAVVNGSAADAEAVWRGAFLAHGSLTEPGRSSSMEVTCPGPESALALVGAARRIGIQAKAREVRGVDRVVIRDGDTIAALLTRMGAHDALMVWEERRMRKEVRATANRLANFDDANLRRSAQAAVAAGARVDRALEILGDDVPDHLKYAGELRVGHKQASLDELGRLADPPMTKDAIAGRIRRLLAMADKRAIDLNIPGTDANVTPEMLDE
- the rapZ gene encoding RNase adapter RapZ, yielding MAESTAGSGTGQDGLTPVKPLEAELLVVTGMSGAGRSTASDAMEDHGWYVVDNLPPQMLGTLAELVSHAPQSIPKLAVVVDVRSKALFADIRAALGALEASGVTFRVLFLDANDDVLVRRFEQGRRPHPLQGGGRILDGIAAERELLKELRAASDVVLDTSEFNVHGLATAITELFSETGPVALRLNVMSFGFKYGLPVDANYVADVRFIPNPHWVPQLRPHTGLDKDVSDYVLEAEGVKSFVDRYVLALEPVLDGYRRENKHYATIAVGCTGGKHRSVAVAVELSKKLAQYPRVTVTTTHRDLGRE